In Pirellulales bacterium, the DNA window CCAAGGGCCGTGGCCGTCGATCAGCGCCTCGTTGGCATCGGGCGGGCCCCAGGTGTTCGGCTCGTAAACGTGTAGCGGCGTGACGTTGTTCAGGATCGGGTCGACGATCCGCCAGGCAGCCTCGACCGAGTCTTCGCGCGCAAACAGCGTCTGGTCGCCATTCAGTGCGTCGCCGAGCAGGCGTTCGTATGGCTCGCGATCCTCGGGACTTTGATGCAGCGCGTGCAACTCGACCTCTTCGCCGCGCATCTGTTCGCCGGGGACTTTGGCGCGCGTCGACAGGGCCAGCACGACTTCGGGATTCAAACGGAATCGCAGATAGTTCGACCACGACGATTCCGCGTCGCTGAGCACGGTCTGCGGCATCTTCTTCAGGATCACACGCACCTCGGTCGACGTGACCGGCATGCATTTGCCCACGCGAATGTAGAACGGGACCCCTGCCCAGCGCCAGTTGTTGATCGAGAATCGGCAGGCCGCGAAGGTTTCAACGGTCGAGTCCTTCGCCACGCCGGCTTCGTTGCGATAGCCGCGGAACTGGCCGCGCACCACGTCGTCCGGTTCGAGCGTTTTCACGGCGCGCAGGACTTTGAATTTTTCGTCGCGGATTGCTTCGGCGTCGCGGGCGCCCGGCGGCTCCATGGCGATCTCGGCCAGCAACTGCAGCATGTGATTTTGCATCACGTCGCGGATGGCGCCGGCCTCTTCGTAGAATTTGCCGCGCCCCTGCACGCCAAAGCTTTCGGCCATCGTGATCTGCACGCCGTCCAGGTAATGCCGGTTCCAGATCGGCTCGAGGATGGGGTTCGCAAAGCGGAAGTAAACCAGGTTCAGCACTGGTTCCTTGCCCAGGTAATGATCGATGCGAAAGATGCTCGACTCGGCGAAGTACTTGTGCAGGATGCGATTCAAATCTTGCGCCGAGGCCAGATCGCGCCCAAACGGCTTCTCGACCACCACCCGGGCATGGTCGGTGCAGCTGGCCGTGGCCAGCCCTTCGGCGACGCGCTCGAACAGGCTGGGCGGGATGGCCAGGTAGTGCAGCGGCCGTTTAGCGCTGCCGAGATGCTCTTTCAGCTTTTGATACGTGGCCGGATCATTATAGTCGCCGTCGACGTATTTCAAACGCTCAGAGAGCTTGGCGAACGCCGCTTCGTCGACGCCGCCAGCGTGCTCTTTGAGGCTCGCGCGGGCCCGCTCGCGTAGTTGATCGACCGTCCAGCCCGCCTTGGCCACGCCAATCACTGGCATGTCCAATACATTGTGCTGGGTCATCGCCTGCAGTGAGGGAAAGATTTTCTTGTACGCCAGGTCACCGGTGGCGCCAAAGAAGACCAAGGCGTCGGAACGTTGCGCGGGCATCAGAGTCCTCCGTTACTTGAATACCGGTTTCCAGATTTCGCTCGGTTGCCGTGGCGGGCGCATTGAGTATTTGGCAATCGCTCGTTGGTATTTCACCCTCACCCTAACGTCTCTGGTCGATAGTGGGTAGAGCGTCGGTCGAACGAGTCCTCGACGTTCCCCCTCGTCGACGCGCGAATGCGACTCTTAAATATCGACAATTACTTCCGCCTGCCAGCCCGCGTCGGTTTGCTCGACGTTTAAGGCATGATAGGTGACGGCCTTCACTTCGTGCGCCAGCACGTGACGGGCCGGGTCGAGTTGTTCGCCGCGCGCCGTGGCGGTCAGCCCATCGCTGGTCAGCCGCACGGTGAAATCGGCGAGCAGCAGCCGTTCGGTCTCGAAGACGTACAACAGCTCGCTCAGCCAATCGAACAGCAAGAAATCGGTTTGCGCGCCGGCCACCTCGAACGGCCTCTCGCGCACGGGCCGAACGTCGTCAAGGTTCGCCACTACGATCGACATCAACCCTCGCGCGGCGTCGGCGAACAGTGTTTCGAGGTCCGCCGCGATCACGCGCAAACCGAGATCGGCGGTATGTTCGAATACCTCGTACATTTTCCTGTCGCCGCTCGGAGGGCTGACATTTCGCTCCGCGACTGGTTACCGCGGCAGAATCAATTGCCAGTCGGCTTCACCAGGACGCGCCCGGCGACCTGGCCGGCCAGGATCTGCTCGACCTTCGCACCTAATTCGCCGAAGCCGATTTCGCTGGCCAAGCGCGGCAGGCAGGCCGGCTTCCAATCCGTCGCCAGATGTTGCCACAGCCGACGGCGCGTTGCCATCGGACACTCGGCCGAATCGATACCGACCAAGTTGACGCCTCGTAATATAAATGGCAACACGGTCAGCTTGAGAGCCGTTCCGCCGACTAGTCCACATGCAGCGACGCAGCCGGCCCG includes these proteins:
- the zwf gene encoding glucose-6-phosphate dehydrogenase, which produces MPAQRSDALVFFGATGDLAYKKIFPSLQAMTQHNVLDMPVIGVAKAGWTVDQLRERARASLKEHAGGVDEAAFAKLSERLKYVDGDYNDPATYQKLKEHLGSAKRPLHYLAIPPSLFERVAEGLATASCTDHARVVVEKPFGRDLASAQDLNRILHKYFAESSIFRIDHYLGKEPVLNLVYFRFANPILEPIWNRHYLDGVQITMAESFGVQGRGKFYEEAGAIRDVMQNHMLQLLAEIAMEPPGARDAEAIRDEKFKVLRAVKTLEPDDVVRGQFRGYRNEAGVAKDSTVETFAACRFSINNWRWAGVPFYIRVGKCMPVTSTEVRVILKKMPQTVLSDAESSWSNYLRFRLNPEVVLALSTRAKVPGEQMRGEEVELHALHQSPEDREPYERLLGDALNGDQTLFAREDSVEAAWRIVDPILNNVTPLHVYEPNTWGPPDANEALIDGHGPWYNPAACEAKPT
- a CDS encoding archease; protein product: MYEVFEHTADLGLRVIAADLETLFADAARGLMSIVVANLDDVRPVRERPFEVAGAQTDFLLFDWLSELLYVFETERLLLADFTVRLTSDGLTATARGEQLDPARHVLAHEVKAVTYHALNVEQTDAGWQAEVIVDI